In Henningerozyma blattae CBS 6284 chromosome 7, complete genome, a single genomic region encodes these proteins:
- the TBLA0G02820 gene encoding pleiotropic drug resistance family ABC transporter (similar to Saccharomyces cerevisiae SNQ2 (YDR011W); ancestral locus Anc_3.220) — MSWSKSRSTSDSSQLELESYNGTGSNSESVNLQEKCALRVQNSNGSSHVEDDHAKSTFEETISRVMSNHSRNEKFIVTDDMAKSINEYTAKLKKHTTRDGDFDDSDEIFNTVTTNEDDETGFNAQRIIRDMVNNANEQGIHLRKSGVTLEEVCADGIDASALEGQTVGDILTLPYTIYKGIRNSKNKKIRKIIQNINVLAKPGEMVLVLGRPGAGCSSFLKTTAGEIDQFAGGVEGEIYYDGIPQSEMMKNYKADVIYNGELDVHFPYLTVQQTLDFAIACKTPAIRVDNLSRSDYIAFIRDLYATIFGLRHTYNTLVGNDFVRGVSGGERKRVSIAEALAARGTIYCWDNATRGLDASTALEYAEAIRIMTNIQQSTAFVTIYQASENIYNCFDKVTVLYLGKQIYFGKIRDAKDYFYRMGYECPSRQVTAEFLTALTDPKGYHVIRPGFESSVPRTSAEFEEYWRNSPEFAQLKQDIVDYNQSVNTDEIRQYYKSSMSQEKAKGARKKSYYTLSFPEQVKLCTIRGFQRIYGNKSYTVTNCVAALIQSFVTGSLYYNSPSTTNGAFSRSGVLYFALLYYCLMGLANISFEHRPILQKHKGYSLYHPAAEALASTLSAFPFRMISLTIFFIVLFFLSGLHRTASNFFICYLFLSMCSEAINGLFEMISAGCDDIAQANSIAGILMMALSMYSTYMIQLPKMHPWFKWIAYILPIQYSFESMLNAEFHGRHMDCGGTLVPAGPGYEDVASNEKVCAFAGSRPGQSWVNGDDYLKTQYRYQYKHTWRNFGIMWCFLLGYIGIKAIVTEIKRPVKSGGDALIFKKGFKPTETVEDIESNAVINISENKEKFTPAEEADDTNLEGLESTGIFIWRDVCYTIPYDGGMRRLLDNVSGYCRPGTMTALMGESGAGKTTLLNTLAQRNVGIITGDMLVNGQPIDASFERRAGYVQQQDLHVAEMTVRESLQFSARMRRNQDVPDEEKMAYVEKIIEVLGMEEYSEALVGAIGCGLNVEQRKKLSIGVELVAKPDLLLFLDEPTSGLDSQSSWAIVQLLKKLANAGQSILCTIHQPSATLFEQFDRLLLLKKGGQTVYFGDIGENSDILLKYFERNGARKCTSSENPAEYILEAIGAGATASVQEDWHEVWKNSHEFAENRIKIDHMLEELHNSPPETGTVSNSKYATSYFYQFRHVLWRNEVVFWRSMHYIFSKLMLHIVGGLFIGFTFFNVGTSYRGLQSSLFAAFMSIVQSAPAMNQIQARAIAQRDLFEVRESKSNTFHWSLIIITQYICEIPYHFVCSAIFFVSMYFPLRSFFEASRSAVYYLNYCIMFQLFYVSLGLMILYVAPNLPSANVIMGLLLSFMLGFCGVVQPASLMPTFWTFMWKASPYTYFVQNLMGIMLHKKPVICTKSELSYFEPPSGQTCGQYMEKFFQTNSGYIKNPNDTSNCAYCVYSVGDEYLSYVSSKYSYLWRNFGFFWAYIIFNFFAMVGLYYIIHVRKISLGNPSAILKRFKKN, encoded by the coding sequence ATGAGTTGGTCGAAATCGAGATCTACCTCGGATAGCTCTCAATTGGAACTGGAAAGTTACAACGGGACTGGTTCGAATTCCGAAAGTGTCAACTTACAGGAAAAGTGTGCCTTGAGAGTACAAAACAGTAATGGCTCATCACATGTCGAAGATGACCATGCCAAGTCTACGTTTGAAGAAACTATCTCGAGAGTCATGTCTAATCATTCcagaaatgaaaaattcataGTCACTGATGATATGGCTAAGAgtattaatgaatatacCGCCAAGTTGAAGAAACATACCACAAGAGATGGGGATTTTGACGATTCAGacgaaatatttaatacaGTTACCAccaatgaagatgatgaaacaGGGTTCAATGCTCAAAGGATCATTAGAGATATGGTCAATAACGCCAATGAACAAGGTATCCATTTAAGAAAATCAGGTGTCACTTTAGAAGAAGTCTGTGCCGATGGTATTGATGCCTCTGCCTTAGAAGGCCAAACTGTTGGTGATATCCTGACCTTACCATACACCATTTACAAAGGTATTAGAAActccaaaaataaaaaaattagaaagattattcaaaatattaatgttTTGGCCAAACCAGGTGAAATGGTTCTTGTGTTGGGGAGACCAGGTGCAGGTTGTTCTTCTTTCTTAAAGACTACTGCTGGTGAAATCGATCAATTTGCTGGGGGTGTCGAAGGTGAAATATATTACGATGGTATTCCTCAATCtgaaatgatgaaaaattacaaagCAGATGTTATTTATAACGGTGAATTAGATGTCCATTTCCCCTATTTGACTGTTCAACAAACTTTAGATTTCGCTATTGCTTGTAAGACACCTGCCATTAGAGTGGATAACTTATCAAGAAGTGATTATATTGCATTCATTAGAGATTTATATGCAACAATCTTTGGCTTAAGACATACTTATAATACTTTGGTAGGTAATGATTTCGTTAGAGGTGTTTCTGGTGGTGAAAGAAAGAGAGTTTCCATTGCTGAAGCTTTAGCTGCAAGAGGTACCATTTATTGTTGGGATAATGCCACTAGAGGTTTAGATGCTTCTACAGCTTTAGAATACGCCGAAGCCATTCGTATCATGACTAATATTCAACAATCTACTGCTTTTGTCACCATTTATCAAGCCAGTGAAAACATTTATAATTGTTTCGATAAAGTCACAGTCTTATATTTAGGTAAACAAATTTACTTTGGTAAAATCCGTGACGCAAAGGATTATTTCTATAGAATGGGGTATGAATGTCCAAGTAGACAAGTCACCGCAGAATTTTTAACGGCCTTGACAGACCCAAAGGGTTACCATGTCATTAGACCTGGTTTTGAATCTAGTGTCCCACGTACTTCTGctgaatttgaagaatattGGAGAAACTCCCCAGAATTTGCTCAATTAAAACAAGATATCGTTGATTATAATCAATCCGTAAATACTGATGAAATTAgacaatattataaatctTCCATGTCTCAAGAAAAGGCCAAAGGTGCAAGAAAGAAATCTTATTATACTTTATCATTCCCAGAACAAGTTAAATTATGTACCATCCGTGGGTTCCAAAGAATTTATGGTAATAAATCATACACAGTCACCAATTGTGTTGCAGCTTTGATTCAATCTTTCGTTACAGGttctttatattataaCTCTCCATCTACTACAAATGGTGCCTTCTCAAGAAGTGGTGTCCTATATTTTGCATTATTATACTATTGTTTAATGGGGTTGGCTAATATTTCTTTCGAACATAGACCAATTTTACAAAAGCACAAGGGGTATTCCTTATATCATCCTGCTGCCGAAGCTTTAGCCAGTACTTTGTCTGCTTTCCCATTTAGAATGATCAGTTTAactattttcttcattgtTTTATTCTTCTTATCTGGTTTACATAGAACTGCCagtaatttcttcatttgcTACTTATTCTTATCAATGTGTTCAGAAGCTATCAATGGGTTATTTGAAATGATATCTGCTGGTTGTGATGATATTGCTCAAGCTAATTCTATTGCGGGTATCTTAATGATGGCTCTTTCCATGTACTCCACTTATATGATTCAATTACCTAAAATGCATCCTTGGTTTAAATGGATTGCTTATATCCTACCAATACAATATTCATTCGAATCTATGTTGAACGCAGAATTCCATGGTAGACATATGGACTGTGGTGGTACTCTAGTTCCAGCTGGTCCAGGTTATGAAGATGTGGCATCCAATGAAAAAGTTTGTGCCTTTGCTGGTTCTAGGCCAGGTCAATCATGGGTTAATGGTGATGATTACTTGAAAACTCAATATAGATATCAATATAAACATACTTGGAGAAATTTCGGTATTATGTGGTGTTTCTTACTCGGTTATATTGGAATTAAAGCTATTGTCActgaaattaaaagacCTGTCAAGAGTGGTGGTGAtgctttaatttttaaaaaggGTTTCAAACCTACTGAAACTGTTGAAGATATCGAATCTAATGCTGTTATAAACATttctgaaaataaagaaaaatttactcCAGCAGAAGAAGCCGATGATACTAATTTGGAAGGCTTAGAAAGTACtggtatttttatttggaGAGATGTCTGCTACACTATTCCTTATGACGGTGGTATGAGAAGACTGTTAGATAACGTTTCTGGTTATTGTAGGCCTGGTACTATGACTGCCTTAATGGGTGAGTCCGGTGCTGGTAAGACTACTTTATTAAACACTTTGGCTCAAAGAAATGTAGGTATTATTACTGGTGATATGTTAGTAAATGGTCAACCAATTGATGCAAGTTTTGAAAGACGTGCCGGTTATGTTCAACAACAAGATTTACATGTCGCTGAAATGACCGTAAGAGAATCTTTACAATTTTCAGCTAGAATGCGCCGTAATCAAGATGTTccagatgaagaaaaaatggcttatgttgaaaaaattatcgaAGTTCTAGGTATGGAAGAATATTCCGAAGCTTTAGTAGGCGCTATTGGATGTGGTTTAAATGTGGAacaaagaaagaaattGTCTATTGGTGTCGAATTGGTTGCCAAACctgatttattattgtttttggATGAACCTACCTCTGGTTTAGATTCTCAATCTTCATGGGCTATTGtccaattattaaagaaattggcTAATGCTGGTCAGTCTATTTTATGTACTATCCATCAACCTTCTGCTACTTTGTTCGAACAGTTTgatagattattattattgaagaaagGTGGTCAAACTGTTTACTTTGGTGATATCGGTGAAAACtcagatattttattgaaatattttgaacgTAATGGTGCTAGAAAATGTACTTCTTCAGAAAATCCTgctgaatatattttagaagCTATTGGTGCTGGTGCAACTGCTTCAGTCCAAGAAGATTGGCATGAAGTTTGGAAGAATTCCCACGAATTTGCTGAAAATAGAATCAAAATTGATCATATGTTAGAGGAATTACACAATTCTCCACCAGAAACTGGTACtgtttctaattctaaatatGCCACTTCATATTTCTATCAATTCAGACACGTTTTGTGGAGAAATGAAGTTGTTTTCTGGAGAAGTATGCACTATATCTTTTCTAAACTGATGTTACACATTGTTGGTGGTTTGTTTATTGGTTTCACTTTTTTCAATGTCGGTACTTCTTATAGAGGTTTACAAAGTTCATTATTTGCTGCCTTTATGTCAATTGTTCAATCTGCTCCTGCAATGAATCAAATCCAGGCTCGTGCGATCGCTCAAAGAGATTTATTCGAAGTTAGAGAATCTAAATCTAACACTTTCCATTGGTCTTTAATTATCATCACTCAATATATCTGTGAGATTCCATACCATTTCGTTTGTTCTGCTATTTTCTTCGTTTCCATGTATTTCCCATTAAGAAGTTTCTTTGAAGCTTCAAGATCTGCTGTTTACTATTTGAACTATTGTATCATGttccaattattttatGTCAGTTTAGGTTTAATGATTCTTTATGTTGCCCCTAATCTACCATCTGCTAATGTCATCATGGGTCTATTATTGTCATTTATGTTAGGTTTCTGTGGTGTTGTTCAACCTGCCTCATTAATGCCTACTTTCTGGACCTTCATGTGGAAAGCTTCTCCATACACTTATTTtgttcaaaatttaatgggTATTATGCTACATAAAAAGCCAGTTATTTGTACTAAATCTGAATTGTCGTATTTCGAACCACCAAGTGGTCAAACTTGTGGTCAATACATGGAAAAGTTCTTCCAAACTAACTCTGGTTACATTAAGAATCCAAATGATACATCAAATTGTGCTTACTGTGTTTACAGTGTTGGTGATGAATATTTGTCTTATGTGAGCTCCAAATATAGTTACTTATGGAGAAACTTCGGTTTCTTCTGGGCTTacatcattttcaatttctttgcTATGGTTGGCTTGTACTACATCATTCACGTTAGAAAGATTTCTCTAGGTAACCCTAGTGCTATTTTAAAGAgattc